One window of the Shewanella maritima genome contains the following:
- a CDS encoding MlaC/ttg2D family ABC transporter substrate-binding protein: protein MSVILVLATLLSVTAQAEEVDRTDPYKLVEQVADKTFGRFAADKAIIDQDLGHLKVIVEQELMPYVDYKYAAYKVMGQYVRESSKEQRSAFVEAFKGYLIATYAQALTEYTDQTVEFSPARDFSNEKIVEVSVQIVENGRPPIKLVFKARRLKDKTWKAFDLVAEGVSLLASKRSEISNLIRQQGIDNVIQMLNDKTQQDITAE from the coding sequence ATGTCGGTCATCTTGGTTTTAGCGACTTTGCTGAGCGTTACAGCTCAAGCTGAAGAAGTTGATCGCACTGACCCTTACAAGTTAGTTGAGCAAGTTGCCGACAAAACCTTTGGCCGTTTTGCTGCAGATAAAGCGATAATTGACCAAGATCTAGGGCATTTAAAAGTGATTGTTGAGCAAGAACTGATGCCTTACGTGGATTACAAATACGCGGCTTACAAGGTGATGGGGCAGTACGTTCGCGAGTCTTCCAAAGAACAGCGCAGCGCGTTTGTTGAAGCCTTTAAAGGTTATTTGATTGCGACTTATGCCCAGGCACTTACAGAATATACCGATCAAACCGTCGAGTTTTCACCGGCTCGTGATTTCAGTAATGAAAAGATTGTTGAGGTGAGTGTACAGATTGTCGAGAATGGTCGCCCGCCAATTAAATTAGTGTTTAAAGCAAGACGTTTAAAAGACAAAACCTGGAAAGCATTTGATCTGGTTGCAGAAGGGGTCAGTTTATTAGCGTCAAAGCGCTCAGAAATATCTAACCTTATTCGTCAGCAAGGCATTGATAATGTAATACAAATGCTCAATGACAAAACTCAGCAAGATATTACCGCTGAATAG
- a CDS encoding BolA family protein: MDCKEIEQLVLAAIDVEEVHVTQDGSHYKVIAVGEMFDGMSRVKQQQTIYAPLSEHIASGALHALTIKTFTPTQWKREKMFNM; this comes from the coding sequence ATGGATTGCAAAGAGATAGAGCAATTGGTGTTAGCTGCCATTGACGTAGAAGAAGTGCATGTTACTCAAGACGGTAGTCACTACAAAGTTATCGCTGTAGGTGAAATGTTTGATGGCATGAGCCGCGTTAAACAGCAACAAACGATTTATGCACCGCTATCTGAGCATATTGCCAGCGGTGCATTGCACGCACTAACCATTAAGACATTCACGCCGACTCAATGGAAGCGTGAAAAAATGTTCAACATGTAA
- a CDS encoding STAS domain-containing protein, which produces MAQFQQQNQSVYVSGHLTQRDVTQLWSRRDQLFTREAQVVDLSALEYTDSAGIALLLSLKSPTAGSQALKLVSPSPQLQKMIALYDLGDFFE; this is translated from the coding sequence ATGGCGCAGTTTCAACAGCAAAATCAAAGTGTATATGTCAGCGGCCACTTAACGCAGCGGGATGTCACGCAATTGTGGTCTAGGCGCGATCAACTGTTTACTCGTGAAGCGCAGGTGGTAGACTTGTCCGCTTTAGAATATACCGACAGCGCAGGCATTGCGTTGTTATTGTCATTGAAAAGCCCAACGGCAGGCTCGCAGGCATTGAAATTAGTTAGCCCGAGTCCACAATTACAAAAGATGATTGCCCTGTACGATCTGGGTGACTTTTTCGAATAA
- the mlaD gene encoding outer membrane lipid asymmetry maintenance protein MlaD — protein sequence MFTRKLELAVGVFLLSGLIAFCVLVFNVANVKVQSDSDTYQLVAEFNNIGGLKVRSPVKVGGVVVGRVSDITLDDRKLVPIVTLTMDKRYDQFPDNSSLSILTSGLLGEQFIGLTPGFMDDESELLQDGDRVYDTQGALILEDLIGQFLYSMSSSDK from the coding sequence ATGTTTACAAGGAAGCTCGAGTTAGCCGTTGGGGTATTTTTACTATCAGGATTGATAGCATTTTGCGTGTTGGTATTTAACGTGGCCAATGTAAAAGTGCAGTCTGACAGTGATACTTATCAACTCGTGGCAGAGTTTAATAATATTGGTGGCTTAAAAGTGCGTTCACCAGTAAAAGTGGGTGGTGTGGTTGTTGGCCGAGTGAGCGATATTACCCTTGATGATCGCAAGCTAGTACCCATTGTCACATTAACTATGGATAAGCGTTATGACCAGTTCCCTGACAACAGCAGTTTGTCGATTCTAACTTCTGGTTTGCTTGGCGAGCAGTTTATAGGCCTAACTCCTGGTTTCATGGATGATGAATCCGAGTTACTTCAAGATGGCGATAGAGTGTACGACACCCAAGGTGCGCTTATCTTGGAAGATTTAATTGGTCAATTTTTGTATAGCATGTCATCGAGTGATAAATAG